The segment TCATTGCCTTTTGGCTCGCCTTTGTTGGTCAACAGCACCTTGCCGCTCTTGTCCGTCACAATCAGAAAATCAACCTGATCCTGGCGCTGGGTCATCAACTCCTGAATGCGCTTCTTGCCGCGCAACTGGCTTTGCTGAGCCGTGGTGGCAGCGCTGGCCGGCGCCGCCGCTGTGGTCTTCGTGGTCGGGTTTGACGGCGTCTGAGCAGACTCAAGCAGATTCTCGGCTGAAATTGCCTGAGCCAGGTTTTGGGCAATTTCCTTGATGATCTGCTGCCGGCCTTTATAGATTTTTTCAGCCAGGCGAGCGTCTTTTTCAATATTCTTTTTAGCGTTATCCTCAATGCTTCCCTTCACCTGCAGAAGGATAGCAATGGCTGAAAGAGCCAGTGGAGTAAACACAAGCAGGGCGGCAAAAATAATCAGTTTATTGCGAATGTTTAGTTTCATCAGGGTCGTCGCGCTCAAGGGTGTGGTGGTTCAGCCCGTCCAGGGAGCGCCTCCTTCGGTCAAAATGTTCTCAACGTAGCGGCCTGGGTCACAGGCAGGCAGGCAGTGGTGAGTGATGCCGGGTTCCAGGTTCTGAGTCAACCAGTACATTTGAAAACCAAAGCACCAGGAACCAGAGGCAAAGCACCAGGATCATTCATACAGCTTCTGCATGATGTCAAGCATGGCTTCTTGGAAGTTGACACGGCGTACGGTATCCGGAATTTCTTCCGCCAGACGCTCGGCCAGGGCCGGCATCATATCGCGTGGAAGCTGAGACCGTTTAAAGCCAAGCGATTCAGCACTGTCATCAAGCACAATCGGTCCCATCGGACCAATGGCCCGAGTTAGTTCTTTTTCAATCCGCAACAACAACTCTTCTGGAACCGAGTCAATGATTTCTTCTTCCGGTTCTTGCTCGCCGACAAATTCAACCAGCCCCAGATCAAACAGTCGAACGATCACCTTCGAGGTATATAACTCGTTCAACTGGGTAATTTCAGCGATTTCGGCCACCGTGCGCAACCCATCCATGTTTTGGATCACCATCCAGTCTTCGGCGCGAAGTGAAACTTCCCGAACCTGATTCCAGGATGAGCGGAGGCGAAAGATGGTATTGGGAGACGGAATCACCCGCCGGATACTTTCCCACTCCGTGGCATATGTCACGCATTCCAGCAAAATTTCCTCGGTCGAAATTGAGGTGGTTCGCTCATCAGTAACTTCCCCAGACCGGAAGCGAAACATCCCCGCGCCCCAGGAAAAGAGGTTATAGATAGCTTCCTCGCCAATGTACTCTTCATACATCGCGTGGGTGATTTGGCCGCTCTCGATGTAAATTTCACCGGTCCGACCATCATCATGGGTTAACTCAAGCAACCCAGTTCGGTTGCTTGCATGCAGTAACCGCAAGACGTCAATGAGTTTAAGTTGAGCAAGATTTCCACTGAAGGCGTCTGTCATATGTGTTGGCTTGGATGGCTAAATCAAAATCGTTGTTTTGAGTTACGGGTCACGGTGGGTTTGGCCAGGGCGTTGGGTAGGTCCAACCTCCACCCCTGGGAAACACCCCGTACCCGTGTGGGCCGTGGAAGCAGGGAAAGCGGCGTCAAGCCGCCGCACTCCAAAGGATCGTGCCCGTGTGGGCCGTGGAAGCAGGATATACAGCCTTGGCTTGCGAAAATGAAGTTTTGGTGGACGGGTGCTGACGACCAGCCTGAAACGGGAAGATCGCCGCGGTTTTGGAACTAAGGATGATGCTGACAATTCAGGAGGAAACCATCGTACGGCTTGCTCCGCACTGAGGCACGGAGCGTTCCTTTGGCGTGATCAAACTGCTTTCCTTTTCAAGGAACCAACTCATCTTTTCAAAGGAAGATGTGGATATCACCCGGTGACCTGAAACTTCAGGGACGGCTGATTGGGCTTGAATTCCGCTACAGCAACCTCACGAAAAGCGACCAGACGATTGCCGGGTGTTTGAATTGGGAAAGAGGGCGCTCACCAATGCCATTCACGGGTTTAAGCCCGGTTCATGGCTTCAAACAGTTCCCAACTGGTGGCATCAAGCCGATCACGAGACAAGAGATTGCGACGATCAACTCGAACACTGACTTTCAGATCCCGAATTGCTTTGTCGAGTTTGAGCTTGCTGGCGGCGACCTTCACGGTCAGGCGGATCGTTGGAAGATTGGCATTGGGCGCACTCACGATGATCACAAAGACCTCTTGCACACCATACGAACTTTCAATCAGCAAGTCAAGATTTGTGATGGTCGTGATTCGACCTTC is part of the Acidobacteriota bacterium genome and harbors:
- a CDS encoding DUF4388 domain-containing protein, which encodes MTDAFSGNLAQLKLIDVLRLLHASNRTGLLELTHDDGRTGEIYIESGQITHAMYEEYIGEEAIYNLFSWGAGMFRFRSGEVTDERTTSISTEEILLECVTYATEWESIRRVIPSPNTIFRLRSSWNQVREVSLRAEDWMVIQNMDGLRTVAEIAEITQLNELYTSKVIVRLFDLGLVEFVGEQEPEEEIIDSVPEELLLRIEKELTRAIGPMGPIVLDDSAESLGFKRSQLPRDMMPALAERLAEEIPDTVRRVNFQEAMLDIMQKLYE
- a CDS encoding roadblock/LC7 domain-containing protein yields the protein MSKAHEVFLQEMMRIPGVKSAMLVNNRGEVLLSTGQFTLNSQATIQMGTIITQSVSVAEGVYGKTDEISILYGEGRITTITNLDLLIESSYGVQEVFVIIVSAPNANLPTIRLTVKVAASKLKLDKAIRDLKVSVRVDRRNLLSRDRLDATSWELFEAMNRA